Proteins found in one Arachis stenosperma cultivar V10309 chromosome 8, arast.V10309.gnm1.PFL2, whole genome shotgun sequence genomic segment:
- the LOC130943402 gene encoding receptor-like kinase TMK3 — protein sequence MEGSHIMAVLFFLFFGLIMRMCYGDTDPNDLKVLNSFRKGLENPELLKWPEDGDDPCGPPSWPYVFCSGDRVTQIQAKNLGLRGTLPPNFNQLSELYNLGLQRNNLTGMLPSFSGLSKLEFAFLDYNAFEAIPSDFFNGLTSLRVLSLEENPLNGTTGWSFPLDLEKSVQLTNLSLVNCNLVGPLPDFLGTLPSLTNLRLSGNRLSGKIPETFAQSSIQVLWLNNQEGEGLTGPIDVVSSMIFLRQLWLHGNQFNGRIPHDIGNLTSLQELNLNSNQLVGLIPESLAEMELELLVLNNNMLMGPIPEFKAANVSYSNNFFCQIKPGHECDPQVTALLDVLDNLNYPLFLISDWSGNNPCTGSTESTGPWFGLSCNSNHQVSIINLPRHELNGTLSPSLAKLDSLLEIRLEGNNITGMVPSNFSELKSLRLFDLSDNHLEPPLPNFREDVKVVIVGNPLLTTESGGMSLPPENSHPSPDNLSPPSSSSHKAHDPNMNSSSSQSKLDHSKRFKTVAIVSGITVFVVAVPLVVFLFICSMKKKKASLDAPSSIVVHPRDPSNRDNVVKVTVSDTTTGSLSTKTGTSSLSNISGETQNSHIIEAGNLVISVQVLRKVTNHFSSENELGRGGFGTVYKGELEDGTKIAVKRMEHGVISSKALEEFEAEIAVLSKVRHRHLVSLLGYSIGGNERLLVYEYMPLGALSQHLFHWKSLKLKPLSLSQRLAIALDVARGIEYLHGLACQTFIHRDLKSSNILLGDDFHAKVSDFGLVKLAPDGEKSVATKLAGTFGYLAPEYAVMGKITTKVDVFSYGVVLMELLTGLTALDESRPEERRYLAEWFWRIKSNKEKLMAAIDPALEATDEAFESISIVSELAGHCTAREAHHRPDMSHVVNVLVALVEKWKPVDDELDYDSGIDYSRPLPQMLKIWKEAESNEFSYGASTENSRGSIAAKPSGFADSFTSADAR from the exons ATGGAAGGTAGCCACATCATGGCAGTGttgttctttctcttctttGGCCTAATTATGAGAATGTGTTATGGTGACACAGACCCAAATGATCTCAAAGTTCTGAATTCTTTCAGAAAAGGGTTAGAGAATCCTGAGCTTCTGAAATGGCCGGAAGATGGAGATGATCCATGTGGCCCTCCTTCATGGCCTTATGTGTTCTGCAGTGGTGATAGAGTCACTCAGATTCAGGCCAAGAATCTTGGACTAAGAGGAACATTGCCTCCAAATTTCAATCAGCTCTCAGAACTCTACAACTTGGGCCTTCAAAGGAACAACCTCACTGGGATGTTGCCTAGTTTCAGTGGATTATCTAAGTTGGAATTTGCTTTCTTGGATTACAATGCATTTGAAGCAATCCCTTCAGATTTCTTCAACGGACTTACCAGCTTGAGGGTTTTGTCTTTGGAAGAAAATCCATTGAATGGAACTACTGGTTGGTCATTTCCTCTTGATTTGGAAAAATCAGTGCAACTAACCAATCTTTCTCTTGTGAATTGCAATTTGGTTGGACCGTTGCCGGATTTTCTAGGCACATTGCCTTCCCTAACGAACCTGAGGCTTTCCGGGAACAGGCTATCCGGTAAGATTCCGGAAACTTTTGCTCAATCTTCTATCCAGGTTCTATGGTTGAACAATCAAGAAGGTGAAGGGTTAACGGGTCCTATTGATGTTGTTTCTTCAATGATTTTCCTAAGACAGCTTTGGCTACATGGAAATCAGTTCAATGGGAGAATTCCACATGATATTGGAAACCTTACTTCCTTGCAAGAGCTCAACCTCAATAGTAATCAACTTGTTGGCTTGATTCCTGAATCCCTAGCAGAAATGGAACTTGAGTTATTGGTGTTGAACAATAACATGTTAATGGGTCCAATACCAGAATTTAAGGCTGCAAATGTTTCTTATAGTAACAATTTCTTTTGTCAAATTAAGCCAGGGCATGAATGTGATCCTCAAGTTACTGCACTGCTAGATGTTCTGGATAATCTGAACTATCCATTGTTTCTCATTTCGGATTGGTCAGGCAACAATCCATGCACTGGAAGCACAGAGAGCACAGGGCCATGGTTCGGATTGAGCTGCAATTCCAACCACCAGGTATCTATAATCAATTTGCCACGGCACGAGCTCAACGGTACTCTTAGTCCCTCACTTGCTAAGTTAGATTCATTACTTGAAATTAGGCTAGAAGGAAATAACATAACTGGCATGGTTCCTAGTAATTTTTCTGAATTGAAATCTTTGAGGTTGTTTGATTTAAGTGACAACCATCTTGAGCCCCCATTGCCAAATTTTCGTGAAGATGTTAAGGTTGTTATTGTGGGAAACCCTCTTCTTACTACTGAAAGTGGAGGAATGTCTCTGCCGCCTGAAAATTCACATCCTTCTCCAGACAACCTGTCACCCCCTTCATCCTCCTCTCATAAGGCACATGATCCCAATATGAATTCAAGTTCAAGTCAATCTAAACTGGATCATTCCAAAAGATTCAAGACAGTGGCAATTGTGTCTGGAATTACAGTCTTTGTAGTTGCTGTTCCTTTGGTTGTTTTCCTCTTCATTTGTtccatgaagaagaaaaaggccTCCTTGGATGCTCCAAGTTCCATTGTGGTGCACCCGAGAGATCCATCCAATCGGGATAATGTGGTTAAAGTCACAGTCTCAGATACCACCACTGGAAGCTTATCAACTAAGACTGGGACAAGTTCTCTGAGTAACATTAGTGGTGAGACTCAAAACTCTCATATAATTGAGGCTGGAAACCTTGTCATTTCGGTTCAAGTCCTACGCAAGGTTACCAACCATTTCTCTTCAGAAAATGAGCTAGGCCGTGGAGGGTTTGGAACTGTGTACAAGGGTGAACTTGAAGATGGGACTAAAATAGCAGTGAAGAGAATGGAGCATGGTGTTATCAGCAGCAAGGCGCTGGAGGAGTTTGAAGCTGAAATCGCTGTTCTTTCAAAGGTTCGTCACAGGCATTTGGTATCTCTTTTGGGGTATTCCATTGGAGGCAATGAGAGACTTTTGGTTTATGAATATATGCCTCTTGGTGCTCTTAGCCAACATCTTTTCCATTGGAAAAGCTTGAAATTGAAACCATTGTCTTTGTCACAAAGGCTTGCAATAGCTCTAGATGTTGCTAGAGGAATCGAATACCTTCATGGTCTTGCCTGCCAGACCTTCATCCATAGAGACCTCAAGTCTTCTAATATTCTACTTGGTGATGATTTCCACGCAAAAGTTTCGGATTTTGGTCTTGTGAAGCTTGCTCCGGATGGCGAAAAATCTGTGGCAACCAAGCTTGCTGGAACATTTGGATACCTTGCCCCTGAATATGCAG TGATGGGGAAAATCACCACCAAAGTTGATGTGTTCAGCTATGGGGTGGTCCTGATGGAACTACTGACTGGACTAACAGCGCTTGATGAGAGCCGGCCGGAGGAAAGACGATATCTAGCAGAATGGTTTTGGCGAAtcaaatcaaacaaagaaaagcTCATGGCTGCCATTGATCCAGCTTTGGAAGCAACTGACGAAGCTTTCGAGAGCATATCCATTGTATCTGAACTCGCCGGACACTGCACTGCAAGGGAGGCACACCACCGGCCGGATATGAGTCATGTGGTGAATGTACTCGTGGCGTTGGTTGAGAAATGGAAACCGGTTGACGATGAGTTAGATTACGACTCTGGTATTGACTACAGTAGACCGCTCCCACAAATGCTGAAGATTTGGAAGGAAGCAGAGAGCAATGAATTTAGCTATGGTGCCAGTACTGAAAACAGTAGAGGAAGTATAGCAGCCAAGCCTTCTGGTTTTGCTGATTCTTTTACCTCTGCTGATGCTAGATGA